From the Osmerus eperlanus chromosome 19, fOsmEpe2.1, whole genome shotgun sequence genome, one window contains:
- the LOC134039820 gene encoding period circadian protein homolog 1-like isoform X1 — MSDDTAYSTPRDDTSGVCSEEGALGRQEGAGSLGLIGSSSANGKRVRPPGVPSPRCPAPSTCDDTDANSSGNDSAEREVEGHMGREASTCSSNNGKDSAMETTESKSSNSHSPSPPNSSMAYSLLSCSSEQDNPSTSGCSSDQPARLQTQRELLKALKELKIRVPADHRGKGRSSTLASLQYALNCVKQVRANQEYYHQWSVEETHGCSLDLSAFTTDELDNITSEYTLQNTDTFSIGVSFLSGRVVYTSPQASSMLRCKPERLQGALFSELLAPQDVSTFYSSTAPCRLPPWASCTGSVTSPVDCTQEKSMFCRIRRGRDSEGEVRLYPFRLTPYQLTLRDSDMSQPQPCCLLIAERVHSGYEAPRIPADKRIFTTSHTPSCLFQEVDERAVPLLGYLPQDLVGTPVLMYLHPDDRPVMVAIHKKILQSAGQPFEHSPLRICARNGEYLTIDTSWSSFVNPWSRKVAFIVGRHKVRTSPLNEDVFTPKEAETRPMSPEIPRLSEQIHRVLVQPVHSPGSQGPGSQGPGSRGPGSQGGPACSSHGSQQPRRRRHGSDRNSNSHSKHEAHTHSPQQMTFQQMCKDVHMVKSSGQQVFMESRSRKPLRKHASTGALVETEKISREPAVGGPAGPSKPLRRDPASSYSYQQVNCLDSIIRYLDSCNIPNTVKRKCGSSSCTTSSTSDDDKQRELSGGAKDLEAAVGVPEGSKVGQPGPSHPLSPLALHCKAESVVSVTSQCSFSSTIVHVGDKKPPESDIVMMEEPPVTPTTTAPAANHSSATPQPPPAASLAPPSPAAQAAQPEREGRRPACGSAHVGLTKEVLSAHTQQEEQVFLSRFRDLSQLTALEPEPGSLRGHTATPKGVHSSQDYPAGGSGRRRGRGGKRLKHQQEGSLRASYPGPLAGSGMNSGSRRQGGGRHPRCMFPSGQPLMMQGPLTSSSSWPTSVASQASLPPPGAAYPPGVLPFYPLFPSVSQQLLAHSGLDPSLQMASANSQATYQFPLHATQFPLPMAPPVMVVLPNIMFPHLQTGLPEYNPAMPHLNPALSQLNQAPPPFPQAIPVAQLNPALAQFNPAMPPLNLGMPQLNPAVAQLNPSPPLLNPALPLMPQHFWNPNPTFPYPSPLLGPQAPTMPLVDPAQGGLSRSSTPQYLAQPPLEGTDSPLFQSRCSSPLNLLQLEELPSNRQEGMATGALQTPPPPGVAAQDWPGKQGAMAQGSGARGSSMRAGEDKENDNADADDLDAMSTSSDLLDLLLQEDACSGTGSAASGSRSSGSGTGSSGSSGSGSNGCSTSGSGTRSSNTSKYFGSIDSSENEHGHKAVGEEAQLMKYVLQDPIWLLMANTDEKVMMTYQMPTRDRETVLREDRQVLRAMQKKQPHFTEEQRRELAQVHPWMGTGGLPPAINISSCSGCDSSSSSARPPLETELQEMDLTGDHPLQEDRTPGTKGFPGPRGPHTSSPTPLQARAARSEETLKAVAGESNLVAKRQLARGEESEVTSSVTDMARKTSAVGKKD, encoded by the exons ATGAGTGATGATACAGCATACTCCACTCCTAGAGATGACACTAGTGGTGTTTGCAGTGAAGAGGGTGCACTGGGCAGACAGGAGGGGGCGGGCTCCCTTGGACTGATTGGCAGCTCCTCTGCCAATGGGAAGCGAGTGCGACCCCCTGGGGTTCCCTCCCCCAGGTGTCCCGCGCCGTCTACCTGTGACGACACAGATGCCAACTCCAGCGGAAACGACTCGGCAGAGAGGGAGGTCGAAGGTCACATGGGGCGTGAGGCGTCCACCTGCAGCTCTAACAATGGGAAAGACTCTGCCATGGAGACCACAGAGAGCAAGAG CTCCAACTCGCACAGCCCATCCCCCCCCAACAGCTCCATGGCCTACAGCCTCCTGAGCTGCAGCTCGGAGCAGGACAACCCTTCCACCTCGGGCTGCAGCAGCGACCAGCCGGCCCGCCTGCAGACCCAGAGGGAGCTGCTCAAggccctgaaggagctgaagatcCGGGTCCCGGCCGACCACAGGGGCAAAGGCCGCTCCAGCACCCTGGCCTCCCTGCAGTACGCCCTCAACTGTGTCAAACAAgtcagag CGAACCAAGAGTATTATCACCAGTGGAGTGTGGAGGAGACTCATGGCTGCAGTCTGGACCTCTCGGCCTTCACCACTGACGAACTGGACAACATCACCTCCGAATACACACTCCAGAACACC GACACGTTCTCCATTGGGGTGTCCTTCCTGTCGGGCAGGGTGGTGTAcacctctccccaggcctcctCCATGCTGCGCTGTAAACCCGAGAGGCTCCAGGGGGCGCTGTTCTCTGAGCTCCTGGCCCCCCAGGATGTGAGCACCTTCTACAGCAGCACGGCGCCCTGCCGCCTGCCCCCCTGGGCCTCCTGCACCGGCTCtg TGACGTCCCCCGTGGACTGCACCCAGGAGAAGTCCATGTTCTGCCGCATCCGCCGGGGGCGGGACAGCGAGGGCGAGGTGCGTCTGTACCCCTTCCGCCTCACCCCCTACCAGCTGACTCTGAGAGACTCGGACATGTCTCAGCCTCAGCCCTGCTGCCTGCTCATCGCTGAGAGGGTCCACTCAGGATACGAAG cacCCCGTATCCCTGCAGACAAGAGGATCTTCACCACCAGCCACAcccccagctgtctcttccaagAGGTGGACGAGAG GGCTGTACCGTTGCTTGGTTACCTGCCCCAGGATCTGGTTGGGACCCCCGTACTCATGTACCTACACCCCGACGACAGGCCTGTCATGGTAGCCATCCACAAGAAGA TTCTGCAGTCGGCCGGCCAGCCGTTCGAACACTCCCCCCTGCGCATCTGTGCGCGTAACGGGGAGTACCTGACCATCGACACCTCCTGGTCATCCTTCGTCAACCCCTGGAGCAGGAAGGTGGCCTTCATTGTGGGGCGACACAAAGTGCGAAC GAGCCCCCTGAACGAGGACGTGTTCACCCCCAAGGAGGCGGAGACGCGCCCCATGTCCCCGGAGATCCCCCGGCTGAGCGAGCAGATCCACCGTGTGCTGGTGCAGCCGGTGCACAGCCCCGGGTCCCAGGGCCCCGGGTCCCAGGGCCCCGGGTCCCGGGGCCCCGGGTCCCAGGGGGGCCCCGCCTGCAGCAGCCACGGCTCCCAGCAGCCCCGCCGCCGCCGTCACGGCTCCGACCGCAACAGCAACAGCCACTCCAAGCacgaggcgcacacacacagcccg CAGCAGATGACCTTCCAGCAGATGTGTAAGGACGTGCACATGGTGAAGAGCAGCGGGCAGCAGGTGTTCATGGAGTCCAGGAGCAGGAAGCCCCTTCGCAAGCACGCCAGCACCG gAGCCCtggtggagacagagaagatCAGCAGGGAGCCGGCAGTGGGGGGCCCAGCGGGGCCCTCCAAGCCCCTGAGAAGGGACCCTGCGTCCAGCTACTCCTACCAGCAGGTCAACTGCCTGGATAGCATCATACG GTACCTGGACAGCTGTAACATACCCAACACGGTGAAGAGGAAGTGTGGCTCGTCCTCCTGCACCACTTCCTCCACCTCGGACGACGACAAGCAGAGGGAGCTGTCGGGGGGGGCCAAAG ACCTGGAGGCGGCCGTGGGCGTTCCGGAGGGTTCCAAAGTGGGTCAGCCCGGCCCAAGccaccccctcagccccctggCTCTGCACTGCAAGGCCGAGAGCGTGGTGTCTGTCACGTCCCAGTGCAGCTTCAGCAGCACCATCGTCCACGTGGGAGACAAGAAACCTCCAGAGTCGG ACATCGTGATGATGGAGGAGCCACCGgtgacccccaccaccaccgccccAGCCGCTAACCACAGCTCCGcgaccccccagcccccgcccGCGGCCAGCCTCgctccccccagccccgccgCCCAGGCGGCCCAGCCGGAGAGGGAGGGCCGGAGGCCGGCTTGCGGCTCGGCCCACGTGGGGCTGACCAAGGAGGTGCTGTCGGCCCACacccagcaggaggagcaggtgtTCCTCAGCCGCTTCCGAGACCTGAGCCAGCTGACGGCCCTGGAGCCTGAGCCTGGCTCCCTGCGCGGGCACACCGCCACGCCCAAAG GAGTCCACAGTTCCCAGGACTACCCAGCGGGGGGCAGTGGGCGGCGGCGTGGCCGCGGGGGAAAGCGTCTGAAGCACCAGCAGGAGGGCTCCCTGCGTGCCAGCTACCCAGGCCCGCTGGCCGGCTCTGGGATGAACAGCGGCTCcagaaggcagggaggaggccgACACCCTCGCTGCATGTTCCCCTCCGGCCAGCCCCTCATGATGCAGGGGCCCctgacttcctcctcctcctggcccacCTCCGTGGCCTCCCAGgccagcctgcccccccctggGGCGGCCTACCCTCCTGGGGTCCTCCCCTTctaccccctcttcccctccgtcTCCCAGCAGCTGCTGGCTCACTCGGGGCTGGACCCCAGCCTGCAGATGGCCAGCGCCAACTCCCAAGCAACCTACCAGTTCCCCCTACACGCCACCCAGTTCCCCCTCCCCATGGCCCCGCCAGTCATGGTGGTGCTGCCCAACATCATGTTCCCTCACCTCCAGACGGGCCTTCCGGAGTACAACCCTGCCATGCCTCACCTGAACCCCGCGCTCTCGCAACTCAACCAGGCCCCTCCGCCCTTCCCCCAGGCCATACCCGTGGCCCAGCTCAACCCGGCCCTGGCCCAGTTCAACCCCGCCATGCCTCCCCTGAACCTGGGCATGCCTCAGCTGAACCCTGCGGTGGCCCAGctcaacccctcaccccccctcctcaaccctgccctgcctctcatgCCCCAACACTTCTGGAATCCCAACCCGACGTTCCCTtaccccagccccctcctggGGCCCCAGGCCCCCACCATGCCCCTTGTGGACCCTGCCCAAGGGGGCCTCTCTCGCTCCAGCACCCCCCAGTACTTGGCTCAGCCCCCTCTGGAGGGCACTGACTCGCCCCTGTTCCAGTCACgatgctcctcccccctcaaccTGCTGCAGCTGGAGGAGTTGCCCAGCAACCGCCAGGAAGGCATGGCCACCGGGGCGCTGCAGACGCCGCCCCCTCCTGGGGTGGCCGCTCAGGATTGGCCGGGGAAGCAGGGCGCCATGGCGCAGGGCTCCGGCGCTCGCGGCAGCAGCATGCGGGCGGGCGAGGACAAAGAGAACGACAAC GCCGACGCTGACGACCTGGACGCCATGTCCACCTCCAGCGACCTGCTGGACCTGCTGCTCCAGGAGGATGCCTGCTCAGGCACCGGGTCGGCCGCCTCGGGCTCCAGGTCCTCGGGCTCCGGGACTGGGTCGTCCGGGTCCTCCGGGTCCGGTTCTAACGGCTGCAGCACCTCAGGGAGCGGAACCA GAAGCAGCAACACCAGCAAGTACTTCGGCAGCATTGACTCGTCGGAGAACGAGCACGGTCACAAGGCGGTGGGCGAAGAGGCCCAGCTGATGAAGTACGTCCTGCAGGACCCCATCTGGCTGCTCATGGCCAACACGGACGAGAAGGTCATGATGACCTACCAGATGCCCACCCG ggacagggagacagtcCTGAGAGAGGACCGGCAGGTTCTGAGGGCCATGCAGAAGAAGCAGCCTCACTTcacagaggagcagaggagggagttGGCGCAGGTGCACCCCTGGATGGGTACAGGAGGGCTCCCCCCGGCCATCAACATCAGC TCTTGTTCAGGCtgtgactcctcctcctcctctgcccggCCGCCCCTGGAGACGGAGCTTCAGGAGATGGACCTGACGGGGGACCACCCCCTGCAGGAGGACAGGACTCCAGGCACCAAGGGCTTCCCTGGCCCCAGGggcccccacacctcctccccgaCCCCCCTGCAGGCACGGGCCGCCCGGTCGGAGGAGACGCTCAAAGCCGTCGCTGGGGAATCGAACCTCGTTGCTAAGAGACAGTTAGCCCGGGGGGAGGAGTCTGAGGTGACCTCATCCGTCACGGATATGGCGAGAAAGACGTCTGCAGTTGGAAAAAAAGACTGA
- the LOC134039820 gene encoding period circadian protein homolog 1-like isoform X2 has protein sequence MSDDTAYSTPRDDTSGVCSEEGALGRQEGAGSLGLIGSSSANGKRVRPPGVPSPRCPAPSTCDDTDANSSGNDSAEREVEGHMGREASTCSSNNGKDSAMETTESKSSNSHSPSPPNSSMAYSLLSCSSEQDNPSTSGCSSDQPARLQTQRELLKALKELKIRVPADHRGKGRSSTLASLQYALNCVKQVRANQEYYHQWSVEETHGCSLDLSAFTTDELDNITSEYTLQNTDTFSIGVSFLSGRVVYTSPQASSMLRCKPERLQGALFSELLAPQDVSTFYSSTAPCRLPPWASCTGSVTSPVDCTQEKSMFCRIRRGRDSEGEVRLYPFRLTPYQLTLRDSDMSQPQPCCLLIAERVHSGYEAPRIPADKRIFTTSHTPSCLFQEVDERAVPLLGYLPQDLVGTPVLMYLHPDDRPVMVAIHKKILQSAGQPFEHSPLRICARNGEYLTIDTSWSSFVNPWSRKVAFIVGRHKVRTSPLNEDVFTPKEAETRPMSPEIPRLSEQIHRVLVQPVHSPGSQGPGSQGPGSRGPGSQGGPACSSHGSQQPRRRRHGSDRNSNSHSKHEAHTHSPQMTFQQMCKDVHMVKSSGQQVFMESRSRKPLRKHASTGALVETEKISREPAVGGPAGPSKPLRRDPASSYSYQQVNCLDSIIRYLDSCNIPNTVKRKCGSSSCTTSSTSDDDKQRELSGGAKDLEAAVGVPEGSKVGQPGPSHPLSPLALHCKAESVVSVTSQCSFSSTIVHVGDKKPPESDIVMMEEPPVTPTTTAPAANHSSATPQPPPAASLAPPSPAAQAAQPEREGRRPACGSAHVGLTKEVLSAHTQQEEQVFLSRFRDLSQLTALEPEPGSLRGHTATPKGVHSSQDYPAGGSGRRRGRGGKRLKHQQEGSLRASYPGPLAGSGMNSGSRRQGGGRHPRCMFPSGQPLMMQGPLTSSSSWPTSVASQASLPPPGAAYPPGVLPFYPLFPSVSQQLLAHSGLDPSLQMASANSQATYQFPLHATQFPLPMAPPVMVVLPNIMFPHLQTGLPEYNPAMPHLNPALSQLNQAPPPFPQAIPVAQLNPALAQFNPAMPPLNLGMPQLNPAVAQLNPSPPLLNPALPLMPQHFWNPNPTFPYPSPLLGPQAPTMPLVDPAQGGLSRSSTPQYLAQPPLEGTDSPLFQSRCSSPLNLLQLEELPSNRQEGMATGALQTPPPPGVAAQDWPGKQGAMAQGSGARGSSMRAGEDKENDNADADDLDAMSTSSDLLDLLLQEDACSGTGSAASGSRSSGSGTGSSGSSGSGSNGCSTSGSGTRSSNTSKYFGSIDSSENEHGHKAVGEEAQLMKYVLQDPIWLLMANTDEKVMMTYQMPTRDRETVLREDRQVLRAMQKKQPHFTEEQRRELAQVHPWMGTGGLPPAINISSCSGCDSSSSSARPPLETELQEMDLTGDHPLQEDRTPGTKGFPGPRGPHTSSPTPLQARAARSEETLKAVAGESNLVAKRQLARGEESEVTSSVTDMARKTSAVGKKD, from the exons ATGAGTGATGATACAGCATACTCCACTCCTAGAGATGACACTAGTGGTGTTTGCAGTGAAGAGGGTGCACTGGGCAGACAGGAGGGGGCGGGCTCCCTTGGACTGATTGGCAGCTCCTCTGCCAATGGGAAGCGAGTGCGACCCCCTGGGGTTCCCTCCCCCAGGTGTCCCGCGCCGTCTACCTGTGACGACACAGATGCCAACTCCAGCGGAAACGACTCGGCAGAGAGGGAGGTCGAAGGTCACATGGGGCGTGAGGCGTCCACCTGCAGCTCTAACAATGGGAAAGACTCTGCCATGGAGACCACAGAGAGCAAGAG CTCCAACTCGCACAGCCCATCCCCCCCCAACAGCTCCATGGCCTACAGCCTCCTGAGCTGCAGCTCGGAGCAGGACAACCCTTCCACCTCGGGCTGCAGCAGCGACCAGCCGGCCCGCCTGCAGACCCAGAGGGAGCTGCTCAAggccctgaaggagctgaagatcCGGGTCCCGGCCGACCACAGGGGCAAAGGCCGCTCCAGCACCCTGGCCTCCCTGCAGTACGCCCTCAACTGTGTCAAACAAgtcagag CGAACCAAGAGTATTATCACCAGTGGAGTGTGGAGGAGACTCATGGCTGCAGTCTGGACCTCTCGGCCTTCACCACTGACGAACTGGACAACATCACCTCCGAATACACACTCCAGAACACC GACACGTTCTCCATTGGGGTGTCCTTCCTGTCGGGCAGGGTGGTGTAcacctctccccaggcctcctCCATGCTGCGCTGTAAACCCGAGAGGCTCCAGGGGGCGCTGTTCTCTGAGCTCCTGGCCCCCCAGGATGTGAGCACCTTCTACAGCAGCACGGCGCCCTGCCGCCTGCCCCCCTGGGCCTCCTGCACCGGCTCtg TGACGTCCCCCGTGGACTGCACCCAGGAGAAGTCCATGTTCTGCCGCATCCGCCGGGGGCGGGACAGCGAGGGCGAGGTGCGTCTGTACCCCTTCCGCCTCACCCCCTACCAGCTGACTCTGAGAGACTCGGACATGTCTCAGCCTCAGCCCTGCTGCCTGCTCATCGCTGAGAGGGTCCACTCAGGATACGAAG cacCCCGTATCCCTGCAGACAAGAGGATCTTCACCACCAGCCACAcccccagctgtctcttccaagAGGTGGACGAGAG GGCTGTACCGTTGCTTGGTTACCTGCCCCAGGATCTGGTTGGGACCCCCGTACTCATGTACCTACACCCCGACGACAGGCCTGTCATGGTAGCCATCCACAAGAAGA TTCTGCAGTCGGCCGGCCAGCCGTTCGAACACTCCCCCCTGCGCATCTGTGCGCGTAACGGGGAGTACCTGACCATCGACACCTCCTGGTCATCCTTCGTCAACCCCTGGAGCAGGAAGGTGGCCTTCATTGTGGGGCGACACAAAGTGCGAAC GAGCCCCCTGAACGAGGACGTGTTCACCCCCAAGGAGGCGGAGACGCGCCCCATGTCCCCGGAGATCCCCCGGCTGAGCGAGCAGATCCACCGTGTGCTGGTGCAGCCGGTGCACAGCCCCGGGTCCCAGGGCCCCGGGTCCCAGGGCCCCGGGTCCCGGGGCCCCGGGTCCCAGGGGGGCCCCGCCTGCAGCAGCCACGGCTCCCAGCAGCCCCGCCGCCGCCGTCACGGCTCCGACCGCAACAGCAACAGCCACTCCAAGCacgaggcgcacacacacagcccg CAGATGACCTTCCAGCAGATGTGTAAGGACGTGCACATGGTGAAGAGCAGCGGGCAGCAGGTGTTCATGGAGTCCAGGAGCAGGAAGCCCCTTCGCAAGCACGCCAGCACCG gAGCCCtggtggagacagagaagatCAGCAGGGAGCCGGCAGTGGGGGGCCCAGCGGGGCCCTCCAAGCCCCTGAGAAGGGACCCTGCGTCCAGCTACTCCTACCAGCAGGTCAACTGCCTGGATAGCATCATACG GTACCTGGACAGCTGTAACATACCCAACACGGTGAAGAGGAAGTGTGGCTCGTCCTCCTGCACCACTTCCTCCACCTCGGACGACGACAAGCAGAGGGAGCTGTCGGGGGGGGCCAAAG ACCTGGAGGCGGCCGTGGGCGTTCCGGAGGGTTCCAAAGTGGGTCAGCCCGGCCCAAGccaccccctcagccccctggCTCTGCACTGCAAGGCCGAGAGCGTGGTGTCTGTCACGTCCCAGTGCAGCTTCAGCAGCACCATCGTCCACGTGGGAGACAAGAAACCTCCAGAGTCGG ACATCGTGATGATGGAGGAGCCACCGgtgacccccaccaccaccgccccAGCCGCTAACCACAGCTCCGcgaccccccagcccccgcccGCGGCCAGCCTCgctccccccagccccgccgCCCAGGCGGCCCAGCCGGAGAGGGAGGGCCGGAGGCCGGCTTGCGGCTCGGCCCACGTGGGGCTGACCAAGGAGGTGCTGTCGGCCCACacccagcaggaggagcaggtgtTCCTCAGCCGCTTCCGAGACCTGAGCCAGCTGACGGCCCTGGAGCCTGAGCCTGGCTCCCTGCGCGGGCACACCGCCACGCCCAAAG GAGTCCACAGTTCCCAGGACTACCCAGCGGGGGGCAGTGGGCGGCGGCGTGGCCGCGGGGGAAAGCGTCTGAAGCACCAGCAGGAGGGCTCCCTGCGTGCCAGCTACCCAGGCCCGCTGGCCGGCTCTGGGATGAACAGCGGCTCcagaaggcagggaggaggccgACACCCTCGCTGCATGTTCCCCTCCGGCCAGCCCCTCATGATGCAGGGGCCCctgacttcctcctcctcctggcccacCTCCGTGGCCTCCCAGgccagcctgcccccccctggGGCGGCCTACCCTCCTGGGGTCCTCCCCTTctaccccctcttcccctccgtcTCCCAGCAGCTGCTGGCTCACTCGGGGCTGGACCCCAGCCTGCAGATGGCCAGCGCCAACTCCCAAGCAACCTACCAGTTCCCCCTACACGCCACCCAGTTCCCCCTCCCCATGGCCCCGCCAGTCATGGTGGTGCTGCCCAACATCATGTTCCCTCACCTCCAGACGGGCCTTCCGGAGTACAACCCTGCCATGCCTCACCTGAACCCCGCGCTCTCGCAACTCAACCAGGCCCCTCCGCCCTTCCCCCAGGCCATACCCGTGGCCCAGCTCAACCCGGCCCTGGCCCAGTTCAACCCCGCCATGCCTCCCCTGAACCTGGGCATGCCTCAGCTGAACCCTGCGGTGGCCCAGctcaacccctcaccccccctcctcaaccctgccctgcctctcatgCCCCAACACTTCTGGAATCCCAACCCGACGTTCCCTtaccccagccccctcctggGGCCCCAGGCCCCCACCATGCCCCTTGTGGACCCTGCCCAAGGGGGCCTCTCTCGCTCCAGCACCCCCCAGTACTTGGCTCAGCCCCCTCTGGAGGGCACTGACTCGCCCCTGTTCCAGTCACgatgctcctcccccctcaaccTGCTGCAGCTGGAGGAGTTGCCCAGCAACCGCCAGGAAGGCATGGCCACCGGGGCGCTGCAGACGCCGCCCCCTCCTGGGGTGGCCGCTCAGGATTGGCCGGGGAAGCAGGGCGCCATGGCGCAGGGCTCCGGCGCTCGCGGCAGCAGCATGCGGGCGGGCGAGGACAAAGAGAACGACAAC GCCGACGCTGACGACCTGGACGCCATGTCCACCTCCAGCGACCTGCTGGACCTGCTGCTCCAGGAGGATGCCTGCTCAGGCACCGGGTCGGCCGCCTCGGGCTCCAGGTCCTCGGGCTCCGGGACTGGGTCGTCCGGGTCCTCCGGGTCCGGTTCTAACGGCTGCAGCACCTCAGGGAGCGGAACCA GAAGCAGCAACACCAGCAAGTACTTCGGCAGCATTGACTCGTCGGAGAACGAGCACGGTCACAAGGCGGTGGGCGAAGAGGCCCAGCTGATGAAGTACGTCCTGCAGGACCCCATCTGGCTGCTCATGGCCAACACGGACGAGAAGGTCATGATGACCTACCAGATGCCCACCCG ggacagggagacagtcCTGAGAGAGGACCGGCAGGTTCTGAGGGCCATGCAGAAGAAGCAGCCTCACTTcacagaggagcagaggagggagttGGCGCAGGTGCACCCCTGGATGGGTACAGGAGGGCTCCCCCCGGCCATCAACATCAGC TCTTGTTCAGGCtgtgactcctcctcctcctctgcccggCCGCCCCTGGAGACGGAGCTTCAGGAGATGGACCTGACGGGGGACCACCCCCTGCAGGAGGACAGGACTCCAGGCACCAAGGGCTTCCCTGGCCCCAGGggcccccacacctcctccccgaCCCCCCTGCAGGCACGGGCCGCCCGGTCGGAGGAGACGCTCAAAGCCGTCGCTGGGGAATCGAACCTCGTTGCTAAGAGACAGTTAGCCCGGGGGGAGGAGTCTGAGGTGACCTCATCCGTCACGGATATGGCGAGAAAGACGTCTGCAGTTGGAAAAAAAGACTGA